A region of Mesoplodon densirostris isolate mMesDen1 chromosome 11, mMesDen1 primary haplotype, whole genome shotgun sequence DNA encodes the following proteins:
- the CCER1 gene encoding LOW QUALITY PROTEIN: coiled-coil domain-containing glutamate-rich protein 1 (The sequence of the model RefSeq protein was modified relative to this genomic sequence to represent the inferred CDS: inserted 2 bases in 1 codon; deleted 2 bases in 1 codon), translating into MTQPLYRKEDPLNLGHGGASSAPLNTRSSRHRRRRGARVYRRWHHYGPKAAYEPRRKQPKQQHGSGPWFHPPRCPSWAMYSNWGHWGGPWHSPPEGFRKPPGQVQVIQVYGLLPFCLCCCSCWRGPRNPGWARPPGRKKRWGRRGRGLRRDPRRSFQRSPSEDLSTLLRPVNLCRLRVPGLRAPRNTTQFIMNQVYEDMRQQAALRAQQAQAGGTASAAGSFGNDAPPSGGEEDTELRATLYSFGQNPSLAFSPDPDEANQSPSPQPVEEKERNDDEEACGEEECDGKELVSEEEDAETDATDEEEAEEPDSVEEGAEGEEHEEEGEGLEEEEQREEENRLPLEMPLSXINCTYLNPKQIIPKVPQESLIMAQDIHC; encoded by the exons ATGACCCAGCCCCTCTATAGAAAAGAGGATCCTCTTAACCTGGGCCACGGGGGGGCGTCCTCTGCCCCATTAAACACCCGGTCTTCCCGCCATCGAAGGCGCAGAGGCGCTCGGGTTTACAGGCGGTGGCATCACTATGGTCCCAAGGCCGCGTATGAGCCCCGGAGGAAACAGCCGAAGCAACAGCACGGCTCAGGACCTTGGTTCCATCCACCCAGGTGTCCCTCTTGGGCCATGTATTCTAACTGGGGGCACTGGGGAGGACCCTGGCACTCACCTCCGGAGGGATTCCGGAAGCCCCCTGGCCAGGTGCAAGTGATCCAGGTGTACGGCCTGCTCCCATTCTGCCtttgctgctgctcctgctggcgCGGGCCCCGGAACCCCGGCTGGGCGAGGCCCCCGGGCAGGAAGAAGCGCTGGGGCCGCCGGGGCCGCGGCCTGCGCCGCGACCCTCGCCGCTCCTTCCAGAGAAGCCCTTCAGAGGATCTGAGCACGCTGCTGCGGCCGGTCAACCTGTGCAGGTTGCGGGTCCCCGGCCTGCGGGCACCGCGGAACACCACCCAGTTCATCATGAACCAGGTCTACGAGGATATGCGGCAGCAGGCGGCGCTGCGGGCGCAGCAGGCCCAGGCGGGCGGCACCGCATCCGCGGCCGGCTCCTTCGGAAACGATGCGCCCCCCAGCGGTGGCGAGGAAGACACGGAGCTGCGGGCAACTTTGTATAGCTTTGGGCAAAATCCGTCTCTAGCCTTCAGTCCTGACCCGGATGAGGCAAACCAGTCTCCAAGCCCACAGCCGgtagaggaaaaggagagaaacgATGATGAGGAGGCGTGTGGCGAGGAGGAATGTGACGGCAAGGAGTTGGTGAGCGAGGAGGAGGATGCAGAGACCGACGCCACGGACGAAGAGGAAGCCGAAGAGCCTGACTCCGTGGAGGAGGGGGCGGAGGGGGAGGAGCatgaagaggaaggggaggggctggaggaggaagagcagagggaggaagagaaccGTTTGCCTCTGGAAATGCCTTTATC TATAAACTGTACTTATTTAAACCCCAAACAGATAATTCCCAAAGTGCCACAGGAA TCTCTCATCATGGCACAGGACATTCACTGTTAG